The Pseudanabaena yagii GIHE-NHR1 genome segment CAAATCTCGCCAAATGGAATTACTAGCTAGAGGTTGCGTCGCATCATTAGGAACACCTCCACGTCCAGTCACAATAAATTCATTACCTCGAAACCTTTCACAGGATGCCGCAATTTGCTTGTCGGATGTTAGGTCAGTAGGCAGCTTAACTAAGCCTCGACTCAAATTATTCTCAGGTGAGAGAATTTCCACAGTGCCATTAAATTGCGAACCTAGAGCCGAAGTCGCCGTAATATCACTTAGTGGTGTTAGGACATTACTTGTCTGAAATCCAATCACACCTTGGGCAGTGATAATAATCTGTCCTCCAAAACTATTGGCAGCATTTGCAGTGATATCGCTGTTTTCCGTAGGCACGGCAACCAGAAAATTAGTATTAATCGCAATGTTACCGCCGATCGCAGATCCCAAGGCGTTAGTAGAAATGAGACTGCCATTGCGTAGAACGATAAGTTGCGAATTCAAGTTGATATTGCCACGATTGCCACCTGCGGAATCAATATTGATGCGCCCATTATCAAGCAGAATTGATGGTGTATTAATGGTGATATTCCCCACTAACCCAGTTCCCGCAGGAGCACCAGCAACACTAGGAAAGTTACTGGCACTGATAATGCCTCCATCACGAACACTAAGGCGATCGCTATTGACGACAATATTGCCTCCATTGCCAGTGTCAAAGATGGCGTTAGCAAATAAGCCACTACGTCCGCGAGTTACCTGTCCCGCAATATCAATCGTCTTAGCAGTGACCAATAATAGACCTGCATTGCCACTACCAGCAGTACCAACTGAAATCTGCGCCCCATTCAAGATTGATAAATTATCCGTTGCAATATTTAGAATATTGCCATTTCCTGTAGCACCAAACTGGACGGCATTGGCAATTCCTGTTGGCTTAGTTGATGTCCCGATGAGATTAATATTTTTGGCGGCAATGTCAATTTTGCCTGTATTACCTATCCCAAAGGTAAGATTTGTCAGTTGAGCACCGTTAGAGATTTGCAAATTATTAGTATTGATTTGGATGTCGCCACTATTTCCTGTCACACCTGTATCAAGAACTTGAGAAAACACACCGCTAACATAAAAATTTGAATTGGATATCCCAGATAGGGAAATATCATTAGCATTAATTTTGATATTGCCTGCATTACCAGTTCCTAGTACCCCAGCCGAAATCTGCGCCCCATTTGTTAACTCTAACCTGTTGGTAGCGATTGTGATATTGCTGCCATTGCCTGTAGAACTCGACCCTGTATCCGTAAATATCCCACCGGGAAAAGGAACCGTGGATTCTCCTGTTGCCGCGAGAAGTTCGATCGCACGGACAAATATTTCACCGCCATTTCCACTACCTAAGGTAGATGATAGAAGCACGGAGCCATCATTCAAAGTTACTTGTCTGCCCTGTACCTGAATGCTACCCCCAGCATTACCACTCGTATCCGCCATCGCCGCTTGTTCTAGGCGAATATTTCCAAGGTTTGGTGCATTGTCGTAGTTCAATAGCCAGCCACTAGCAGTTTGAGTAATTCCTACAAACCCATTGCCCTGCACACTCCCCAGTTCGATGCGTCCACTATCAGCAGTCAAATTCGCACCTGTCAACGTTACATCTCCACCAACAATCGCCAAAGTACGACCACTCGACACATTTAAAGATGGATTGCCAGAGCGCAAAATCTCTAAAAAGGTAGGAGGAGCAAAATCTAAGCCATTGCCATTGCCCTGTGCAGTGATCGCGCCATTCGTTAATCCTGAGAATTGCAGCCCTGAGGGCACGCTGACGAGCAGCAGGGGCGAAGTAATTTGTGTACTAGCATTGGCTCTAAATTCAGTACCATCAAGAAACCGCACACTATTTGCTGTAGTCCCTAAGAATGATCCCCCAATATTTAAGCTGGCATTTTGACCAAAAATAATTCCATTGGGATTAAGCAAAAATAAGTTAGCAGAGCCACTAGCTTGAATAGTTCCATCGATATTGGAAATAGAACTCCCAGTTACCCGAACGAGAATATTTTGGATAGAGAGAGCATTGTTGAAAAAGGCAGTAGACCCAGTAGGGACAGAAAACTGGCTAAAGCTATGAAATAAATTATTGTTAGCCGTTGTCCCTCCTGTAATTGTAAACAAGGGATTGCCTGTGACCACGGAAGGATTTGGTAATGTGGCATCTGGCGTAATTTGAGCAAATGTTGACTGAGGAATAAAAACAGCAGGGCTACTAGCAAAGACAAAGGCGGCGATCGCACCTCTTAGCCGATTCCATTGCAAAGTTTTCATGTCTTCCTCACATACTTACAAAATAACTACTAGTAAATGTCACTTTTTGTCGCTATGATACAGCGCTTAAAGTCCAAATTTGAGATTCAGTGATTCATCTTAATTAAAGAAGTGATGATTTGCCTCACTATGCGAGACAAATCATCACACTAAAATCATTAATTCTTTAATTTCCTAAGGTTATAAATTATTGGGGAATTGATTCTGTGAACGTAAGTCAAGCTATATGAATGGAGATATTTCATAGATGCGGTTACCTTTTATATCTATTGTTATGAAACCTATTGTTTTTGGCACAATCGCCTTATCAGCTTGGTGGGTTGCCATAACTCCCATTCTCGCCCAATCGCTGAAGCCATCCGATTTAGTACCAACGACACCTACCGCCCCAGAAGTTCCCCCACAATTTCTGCCGCCTGTTGACAATCTATTAAAACCAAATAACCAACAAACTAATCCGTCTCTAGAATCGCCCGATCCTAGCAAAACTTTTGTTGTCCGAGAGTTTCGCGTAATCGATAGCACGGTGTTTTCTGCCGATGAGTTGGCTGCTGCTGTGAAGCCTTTTACAAATCGTCCGATTAGATTTGCAGACCTATTACAAGCTAGAGTTGCGATCGCTGATTTGTATATTCGTAATGGCTACATCACCTCAGGCGCTTTTATCCCTCCCCAAGAAACAAATAATGGCATAGTCACAATTCAAGTAATTGAAGGCAAATTAGAAGATATTCAGATTACAGGTACTAATCGACTTGATCCCAGCTATATCAGATCGCGGCTAGAAGTGGCAACTGGAGCACCATTAAATCGCGATCGCCTACTTAATGCCTTGCAACTACTGCAAATCGATCCTCTATTAGAATCCGTCTCAGCCGAACTAAAGGCTGGACAGAAATTAGGGACAAATGTATTGGCGATTAAAGTTACTGAAGCAAAATCATTTAGCGTAAGGGCAAATCTAGATAATTCCGCTCCCGCAAGTGTTGGTCAATTACAACGCCAAGTGGAAGTCAATGAGCGAAATGTCAGTGGTGTAGGCGATCGGCTTGCCCTCATTTACGGTAATACCGATGGGCGTAGTCAGTATAATCTCAGCTATACCATTCCTATTAATCCTTACAATGGCTCTCTCAGCCTGAGTTTCAATAATGCCAATAGCAACATTATCACTCCAGAATTTAAGAGCCTTGATATATTTTCCAACTCAACGGTTTATGATCTAACCTTCCGTCAACCTCTGGTGCAAACACCTGCCCAAGAATTTGCACTGGGAGCGACACTTTCCCATAGCGAAAGCTTCACCACTCTACTTAAGCTACCAATTCCAATCTCATCTGGGTCTGACGATTTTGGCAGAACTAAGCTGACCACCTTTCGCTTTTTTCAAGACTACACACAGAGGAGTAGTCAGGATATTCTCGCCTTGCGATCGCAGATTAGTTTTGGCTTAGGTGGGGTACTCAATTCTACAATCAACGCCAATTTCCCCGATAGCCGTTTTGTTGCTTGGCGGGGACAAGCTCAATATATTAGACAGCTAGACGATGATGCCTTACTAATTGTGAGCGGTGGCTTACAATTTGCAGATCGTCCCTTGCCTGCGATAGAACAGTTTAGTGTAGGCGGGAGCCTAACTGGACGAGGATATCGCCAAGATGCACTAGTTGGAGATAACGGTATGAACGTTTCCATTGAAGCCCGTCTACCTGTTGTGAGCTTTCAAGAAATTCGCGGCTTATTGCAGATTGCCCCCTTTATTGATGTTGGTACAGTGCAGAACCAAAATAGTTCAGATACTTCCTCCAACACTTGGCTAATAGGAACGGGTTTAGGATTACGTTGGCAAATGGGCGATCGCCTAATTGCTAGATTTGACTACGGATTTCCGCTAATTCCCATTAAAGGAAGCCGTAACTCATGGCAGGAAAATGGTATTTATTTCTCGCTTTCCTATGGACTGTTTTAATACAATTACAGAACTTTGCATTGATATAAAACGTTTTGCATCCACTTAAAACTTGAAGATGCTTTACCACCATCCACAAAAAGGAATAGTACAAACTCTTCCCGATGGGTCTTCTTCATCTGATAACGCCGCAATCTTTTGTGTAGATTGTGCGGATACCTTAGGAGACTGAGATTCTAAATTTGAAGCTATATTTTTAGGCTGAGAAAGTGCCAAGGTCACAGTACTTAAAGTAATTAGGCTAGATGCAGCGATCGCGGAAGCAGAAAAGAAAGAAGAGATTTTCATGGCTAACCCCAAGTGTTTTACAATTTGATTTCAAGGGAACTAATTTTAGAATCAAGTTAACAAATTGTCTTGATTCTCCCACCCCATGCACATAGATAAAAAATCAGAAAAACTTGTCTCAATATCCATTTTTATGGATATATAAACCAGTGTAATTGAGAAAAACTTCGTAGTAATTAACTACAAAATTACTATATTCTATTTCGAGAGTTAATGTCTATACTAGCAAGTTATAGAAAAGTTATTACAGTATTTTTTTAATTAAAGTACCTACGGCTTCGACTTCGCTCAACCAACGTTGGTTGAGCGAAGTCGAAGCCATACAAAATCGGTGGTACCTTTTTTCTCATCAAGTCCCTAAGTATTATAAATATCAAAGGGATATTCAAGTCTATTTGAATATCCCTTTGATATTTATCAAATTTGTTTTAAGATAAACTCGCCAAAAAGTCTTCAATAATACTCCACCATCCACAGAGCGGATTTTTCACATTACAATCTCTGCCTGCAATTTTTGAACTAGAAGGTGTAGATATTTGAGAAGGTTGAGATTCTAAGTTAGTAGCAATATTAGACGGTTGAGAAAAGGCTAAAGCAATGGCGCTTAAATTAGAAGCAGCGATCGCAACAACAAAGCCGATAGATGAAGGTTTCATAATTAACTCCTAAAAGTATAAGGTTTGAGTTCAAGTAAAATTTCAAATCAGTTAAGTAATTAAGTTCTAGAGCAACATTGACAGGGAGTCATACTACTGATGAAGTCAGACATAATCGATTAATTCTCTAAATCTTTACTAAAGTATTTAATTGGGTTTCCCTCCCTTGAAATCGGTCTATATTATAATAATTTTGTGAAAAATTTAGCCACACATAATTATTAGATTAAGTATTATCTAATAACTCAATAATGGAATCATATAGCCGTTTGAATTTTTTGTCAGCAGTAAAAAGTTATATATAAGTGATAAATTTCACTAGATTATGCAAGATCATATTTGATGGCTAAACATCTCTCTAAAGAATCTTGCTAAAGAGAGTACTTAAATCGATCTTTTATATTAAGTTGAGATACTATTTTTATGAATAGCTAATAACTGATCAGCTTGATAAACTAAATATTTAGACTCATCAATTAACTCTGCAATGGACAAATTTATAGTCTTTTGCTCCATATACTCTGGTAAATGTGAGAATTTCTTATCAAGATTAGAATGAACTGAATTATTTGATTTATCCATTTGACTCTTAACTGGTGAATTAGTATCAATATTTTTGTTACACATAATTTTGATCCTATTACCACATATTATTTATTCTTCCTGAGAAACAACTAGTGGAAAGACCACAAAGCTCCTTCACTCAACCACCAAAGTCCAAAGGATCTAGAGTCATCTAACTTAAAATTGTTGGATGTGCTAGCAGTTAATTGCAAATTGTCTTTATTACCAAAACTCACAGTATTAGAAAGAGCCGAGCTGATTGGGGCGATCGCATTAATATCAAAGTCATTATTAAAAATTTGCTGAGAGATCGCCAGAGAGTCGTTATTCTGTGAATTGGAAGATACTGAGAAGAAATCTAAATTGCCAGATTGAGAAGTATTGCTCATAGAGAGCTGATATTTACCCAATTCTTCTCCCACTAAGGATTTTCCATCTTCTTTACCAGTTAGAGGATTGGTAGCTATATTTGAAATATCCTGATTTGGAGAAAGATTTTGGCTATCTAGTCCATCATCTAAAGTTTCAAAAACGGACTGCTCTGAAACGACTTGGCTAAACTGTTGCCACCAATTAGTACTACGTGCAAAGCTCTCTTGCCACCAACTACCTGTTCTAGCATTAGTAGTAGAAGGAGTAAATGTATTGAATGGGAGATAAATATCGCTACTATCAAGCATCAATCCTAACGCGCTGGAGATATCTTGTTTTGTCTTAGTATTTGCAGATTGTTGAGCTTGTGTATATAACCTGATTGACTGACAAAAGTCTATGAAGCATAGTCGAGAGTAGAAGCATAGAACTCAATGCGGAATAATTTCTGAAGATGTTTTCGACGAGAAGCAATAGCAGGGTGAGAGTCAAGATAAGAAGTAAAAGAGTAGAAAGGCAAGAAAGCCCAGTTTTTAGTGATAGCGGTGTGAATCCAGTTCCAGCCAATCTTGAGATAACTAAGCCCACGAAACCAATGAGGATCAACCAAACGACGATAGCCAGAATCAGCAACCGCCAGTCCTTGAGCCGTTAAAAACAAGGTGGTCAGTGCTATCACAAAACAAAGGCGAGAAATGGCAGGAGCCGAACGTAAACGCGAAGATTCTAAATCAAAGCCATTAGATTTATCATCCAAGAAATTCTCCTCAATATCGAATCTCAGACCATACTCCCAAAAAGTTTGGAGTGTGGTAGGTTCAGTACTGAGAATATACCAATACTCTCGGCTCCCAGATTCCCAAGCCGCCGCAATATGCACATCGGTAAGACGCTTGGACTCAGTTTTGTGAACTTTAACATTGTGGATCAACTTAGCTTCACCAAGACGAAGATGTAATTGTTTGACTGTTTGCCAGCCATGCTTGGGGCATATATCCAGAAATTACCCTTGATCCGAATCCGACATTGCCATTTTAATTCCCACACATAGCGCACCAGTTCTGGATTAGCAAATGCTCGGTCTGCTAATAAAACTACTTTGACATTCACGGGCAACAGTTTCGATGCGCGTTTGAGCATGTCTTGATAGCTACTCATCTCCACACTACTACTGCGATGTTTGATTACACGCCAACATAACGGTAAAGCTCTTCCCTGATGAACTACACACAATCGGATCATGCTGTATTCTTCCCACAGTTGACTGGTATCAAAACTCAGATATATTTCTGGCTCTTTCCATTTAGCGATTAACTCTTTGATTACTGGACTGTATAGCTTAGCTGGATTTATGCGCGGATTGTTCAGCCATCTTGATAGTTGTCTTTGCGTGCTTTGGGCGATCAATGCTTTTGTGTTGATATGGCTTAACCACTTCGTTAAATTCACACTCCCTGTGGCGATCATTCCCACCATCATCCACGCCATTACTCCCAAATGGCGCACATCTGACCACTGGCTGTATTGACTCCCGAATTTTATTAGTTCATTATAGATACGTGAGGCGTTTTGGGTCATTTGTCCTATGCTCCTTTTTCTTCAAAAAACAGCATACGCCTCTTTTTTACTCAAATTCAATCTCTGTATACTTTCTCGCAACTTCTCTTACCACTTTTGTCAGTCAATCAGGTATATAACTGACTATAGTTAAGGGCGCTAGTAGCTTGAGAGTTAATGTCCCAACCAATGACATTAAAAGCATTCAAGTCTTGTTGAGAAACTACCGCAACTGCTCCTTTTTTTATCTCGGCATTCATGATTCCACCCGAAACCCAATGGCTTGCTTGCAAGCCATTTCCTCCTAGTTTGGCATTAGAACCTTTCTGAAAACTACCTAACGAATTAGTTCCATCTAAAGAAAAGAAAGGGTTTGAACCGGGGGATAAATCAACTTGATACTTACCACTACGATAGGAATAACGGAAAAGATCTAGGGGAGTAGCAATATCTGGACGCATCATCGCCTTTGATGAGTACAAATAGGAGCTTGGATCATCCCAAGGTTGATCGACACTGCTTTGAAAGCCTAATATATGACCGATTTCATGCAGTGCAACGCCAATAAAGTCGATGGTATTGTTTGGTGTCGTATTTGTACGGCTGAAGTTGTAATCCCAAGTAGTCTTTTGTCCTGTCAAATCGCGCATGACTACATAGCCATCTAGTACGCTCTGCCCATTTATGGGATAGAGATTGAGAGCCTTGACATTCGCACTATTTAACTCCACCATCGTTCCAATTTGCGAGCTATCAACAAGCTTATTCGGATTGAATATATCGATATTCTGAACGTCAGCATTAAAGTAGCTACTAAATATATCAGCATTGGATTTTATCGCCGAACTGTCAATGCTAGATGAGACATCATAACCAAGCGCTTGTTTAAAAATATAGTATTGATTTTCATTGGCACGAGCAACCGAACCAGCAATAATGTTGTCAT includes the following:
- a CDS encoding two-partner secretion domain-containing protein — encoded protein: MKTLQWNRLRGAIAAFVFASSPAVFIPQSTFAQITPDATLPNPSVVTGNPLFTITGGTTANNNLFHSFSQFSVPTGSTAFFNNALSIQNILVRVTGSSISNIDGTIQASGSANLFLLNPNGIIFGQNASLNIGGSFLGTTANSVRFLDGTEFRANASTQITSPLLLVSVPSGLQFSGLTNGAITAQGNGNGLDFAPPTFLEILRSGNPSLNVSSGRTLAIVGGDVTLTGANLTADSGRIELGSVQGNGFVGITQTASGWLLNYDNAPNLGNIRLEQAAMADTSGNAGGSIQVQGRQVTLNDGSVLLSSTLGSGNGGEIFVRAIELLAATGESTVPFPGGIFTDTGSSSTGNGSNITIATNRLELTNGAQISAGVLGTGNAGNIKINANDISLSGISNSNFYVSGVFSQVLDTGVTGNSGDIQINTNNLQISNGAQLTNLTFGIGNTGKIDIAAKNINLIGTSTKPTGIANAVQFGATGNGNILNIATDNLSILNGAQISVGTAGSGNAGLLLVTAKTIDIAGQVTRGRSGLFANAIFDTGNGGNIVVNSDRLSVRDGGIISASNFPSVAGAPAGTGLVGNITINTPSILLDNGRINIDSAGGNRGNINLNSQLIVLRNGSLISTNALGSAIGGNIAINTNFLVAVPTENSDITANAANSFGGQIIITAQGVIGFQTSNVLTPLSDITATSALGSQFNGTVEILSPENNLSRGLVKLPTDLTSDKQIAASCERFRGNEFIVTGRGGVPNDATQPLASNSIWRDLRWSRLQAHQSSNITKTANIPSESPAVNSPSISNAVAPFPQIEAQGWESDRNGHLKLLASATTSSIPAWRLPVVCPTK
- a CDS encoding ShlB/FhaC/HecB family hemolysin secretion/activation protein: MKPIVFGTIALSAWWVAITPILAQSLKPSDLVPTTPTAPEVPPQFLPPVDNLLKPNNQQTNPSLESPDPSKTFVVREFRVIDSTVFSADELAAAVKPFTNRPIRFADLLQARVAIADLYIRNGYITSGAFIPPQETNNGIVTIQVIEGKLEDIQITGTNRLDPSYIRSRLEVATGAPLNRDRLLNALQLLQIDPLLESVSAELKAGQKLGTNVLAIKVTEAKSFSVRANLDNSAPASVGQLQRQVEVNERNVSGVGDRLALIYGNTDGRSQYNLSYTIPINPYNGSLSLSFNNANSNIITPEFKSLDIFSNSTVYDLTFRQPLVQTPAQEFALGATLSHSESFTTLLKLPIPISSGSDDFGRTKLTTFRFFQDYTQRSSQDILALRSQISFGLGGVLNSTINANFPDSRFVAWRGQAQYIRQLDDDALLIVSGGLQFADRPLPAIEQFSVGGSLTGRGYRQDALVGDNGMNVSIEARLPVVSFQEIRGLLQIAPFIDVGTVQNQNSSDTSSNTWLIGTGLGLRWQMGDRLIARFDYGFPLIPIKGSRNSWQENGIYFSLSYGLF
- a CDS encoding NF038122 family metalloprotease; the protein is MQFNFSYSQGVSQTQMTAFEFAGKIWSSYLTDNVTVNIGVDIQSVFPNDNIIAGSVARANENQYYIFKQALGYDVSSSIDSSAIKSNADIFSSYFNADVQNIDIFNPNKLVDSSQIGTMVELNSANVKALNLYPINGQSVLDGYVVMRDLTGQKTTWDYNFSRTNTTPNNTIDFIGVALHEIGHILGFQSSVDQPWDDPSSYLYSSKAMMRPDIATPLDLFRYSYRSGKYQVDLSPGSNPFFSLDGTNSLGSFQKGSNAKLGGNGLQASHWVSGGIMNAEIKKGAVAVVSQQDLNAFNVIGWDINSQATSALNYSQLYT